GGGGGAATAAgatcaggttgaatggggagcatcCTTCTCTACACGTTTTTCATTAGAACTAAAACAGACCAGACAGCACAAATGATTTCAACTCATTTTGGATCTTGTGTTTTTATTCAAGTTTTATCAGGAAGTGCTTCTATGTTAAGTCTTTGGGgcttctccactcctctctaGCTTGACAACAATCATTGATCTGCTTTGTAGATTTACCAAAACAGCTGGTATGCGTTTTACACTCGACACGGCCCTAAATACATACTGAATACTCTGGGTGTGTGTCTACGTGCCTCTCTGGTCTGTTGGGAAGCTAATGATAAATTGAACATGGTTTGGCATTCACATAACGCTGCTATTCTATTCTCAGTTTAGAAGCTTGTACAATAAAGGCACTATGAAAGGAAAGGCTTGTGTTCAATTTTGACTGACTACAGACAGAATGGTCTTTATATGACTGAACTAGGCTACTACTTAAAAGCAACATCGGAAAGAGAGGGGTCTTGGTTATGAAGAGTAGTATTCCTCTGTGTGTAGCCCAGTACAgctcctctcgtctcctcccaCTCACACACTAAAGCTCAACAGGAGTCTGTAAACACTGAACTAGAACATAGACCTCAGCATTTTCACAACACTAACATGACAGGACTTCGATATATTGATCGATACTGATTATGAACAAAGACAAAAACAGACTGACAGGGAATGGGGATTGACGTGTTCACATGGACAGTAAACTCCAATGGATCCAGAAAACCATTGATGTGCTGTGCCCTCAGTCTTAGAAAACCATTAACCATTGTTTgaaccaaccacacacacacactgaaacctgGGACAACTTATTGCCTACAATATCATACAGCTAAAAATGGGTGGATAagttaaaaaaagaaaagaaaaagcaAGAGTGAGGTTGGCACCAAACTAGGTTTGTACAGACCAGCTGACGTCCAGTGGAGGACAGAAGAACCCCCCTTTCACTCAGGCCAACACGTTTAGAGCCACACAACTTTATTACAACAACGTCTTTTGACGGTCCCCAATACTTCACCTCCTATCAAATCAATCCTAGCAGAAcacaagaaacaaagagagaaagaTGAAGCTTATGGCAATAGCAGCTGTAACTAGGCAACTAAGAATAAACAGGTGAGAGAGAAGTACTGTGCATTCCTCTCTATGCTGAGAGAGAAGACAAAACTGCTTCTTCCTTCGCCTGTTACGTACAGTATGCATCTATAATACATGTCTGTCTGCCAGTCCTATTGCACATAACATCTAGAATGAGAGAAAAATAACAGAAAGAAACCAACAAATTAAAACAAGAACAGAAGACCTGAGAGAAATGACTAGAAGGGAACATCACTGCACTCTAGAAAGCTTTTGAGAGAGAAACAATGTCACGTTTGGTGGTCGTGCCATACTGTCCTGTGCCATTGACATCTCTGGGCAGGGCTTGATCGGACTGGGGATCAATTCATAGTTGGACTGGGCGGAGTTGTTTGAGCTGCAGCTTCTTTCAGCTAGGCCATTCTGTTTTGTTCTATTCTGGTCTGGACCTTGTCTGTGCTGGGCCTCTGGGggctggtctgtctgtcagtatgtgGTGTCGGTCTGTCAGTATGTGTCTGACTGtgtatgtctgactgtctgtactgcgtgtgtgtgtgtgtgtgtctgtactgtgtgtgtgtgtggtctctagtGTCCATCGTGTGGTGTGACCATGTCCTCAGCCCTCCGGTGAGTCTCCAGGGCCTTGACGGTGGAGATGTCCTGAGGCAGCTCAGACTTCCTCCTGACCAGCGGACGCTCCTTACGCTCGTTCCTCTGGAGCTAtcggggggagagggagaacagtTACGCTCCAGTCATACCAAAAACTAAAAAATATGCTGTTCTATTGCGCATGCAGTGATGGCAGAGGAAAAACAATTACTGGTTctttgtttgcagtaacttctttgttgttgtaatatcccaaacggACATAactgtttcaccattaaggatccCAGCTAAGTagctaaatcaaatcacattttatttgtcacaagccgaatacaacagggcttacttacaagcccttaataaaacaatgcagttcaagaaatataattaagaacatatttactaaataaactaaagtaacaataaaataacaataacgaggctatatacagggggtactggtaccgaatcaatgtgcaggggtacaggttagttgaggtaatttgtacatgtaggtaggggtaaagtgactatgcatagataatacacAGCGAGTTAATAGTCccggtggccatttgattaattgttgaGCAGTCTTAgggctgttaaggagccttttggacctagacttggtgctccagtaccgtttgccgtgcagtagcagagagaacagtctatgacttgggtgactggagtctttgacaatattttgggccttcctctgacaccacctagtatataggtcctggatggcaggaagcttagccccaatgatgtactgggccatacacactaccctctgtagcgccttacggtcgaatgccgagcagttgccataccaggtagtgatgcaaccggtcaggaggctctcgatggtgcagctgtagaactttgaggatctggggacccatgccaaatcttttcagtctcctgagggggaaaaggtgttgtcgtgccctcttcacgactgtcttggtgtgtttggaccattatagtttgttggtgttgtggacaccaaggaacttgaaactctcgacccgctccactacagccccttcgatgtgaatgggggcgtgttcggccctccttttcctgtagccaacgatcagctcctttgtcttgctcacgttgagggagaggttgttttccaggcaccacactgccaggtctcccacctcctccctataggatgtctcatcgttgtcggtgatcacgcctaccaccgttgtgtcgtcagcaaacttaatgatggtgttggagttgtgcttggccacatagtcgtgggtgaacaaggagtacaggacgGGACTACGCACGCactcctgtgttgaggatcagtgtggtagatgtgttgttgcctacccttaccaccttggggcagcccgtcaggaagtccaggatccagttgcagagggaggtgttcagtaccagggtccttagcttagtgatgagctttgtgggcactatggtatATCCTCGTTTCCCGCTCCCAACTTTGATAATGAATGACCTCCAGTTGTTTGATCGCTAGAGATGATGCCTGGCCTTAGAGACATTAGACTGATCACACATCCTCTGCTCCAAGATATGGGGGAACAGTTACACATCCAGAGAGCTTATCCCCCTAAACAAATGTTATCTAGTCCATGATAGTCCTCAGCGCCGCTAGAATTCAAATAGCAAGTTTAACTAGGTCTATCACGTCTTGACTAGATCACAACTCAAAGTGCTTCATATTGTATAGCCAACTAAGCCCAATCCATCATGTCCTAGCCATTTAGTAGTCCGGTATGAAATGTACATTATGCTGTAGAGTGTACACTGAAGTATACACTCTAGTATTCATTACTGTCAGCTCTCCCCTGCCTTAGAAATGTGAGCCTGCCTATAGACATCTGATCCTGTTAATAAGTACATCACTCACAGCCCTATCCCTGACCCTCTCCTCTACTGcccaggctgcgtcccaaatggcaccctattccctatgttgtgcactactttggaccagggcccatagggctcatttatgacacagcctgggcagtaggtgagaggagagggacagggtcaGGAGAGGGCTGTGAGTGACACACTTCTACTCCTACCCATGCTACACTGCTCCTGTTCGTACACGTCTGTCTCGACCAGTCTTTTAACCCTTAGCCTACAATTTCTGCGCCcccgtctgtttaagctagagatacgtttttttgcatgggctgcgtctcaaaatACCGCAGCGGCCGATatcgcccttccgcatctgcggtgaaaggtggcagagctagagcggtgtttgtcagaccatgagacatcccaaaaatcttTATTTTCACAAAAAACGGCTGAACACTTTGGCCTACAAAGTATTATGACCACTATTGAAAGATGACTCACAAAAACTATGTATTTTCCCGTTTTGCTCTAGGtagcccacaagcctcacaagcctcgtctgaagtcggtacagcctcttctgccaacttctgtctgcagtgaccgaacggtttgggctacacactaatatgaccaaTCTGTGGACAGCTGAGACTCTCGCCCACAAGCCTCATCAGAATGTCCCCGGTACCAGTTAAGAAAAATTatgtcagtatatacagtgggggaaaaaagtatttagtcagccaccaattgtgcaagttctcccacttaaaaagatgagagaggcctgtaattttcataataggtacacgtcaactatgacagacaaaatgagaaaaaaaaaaatccagaaaatcacattgtaggatttttttatgaatttatttgcaaattatggtggaaaataagtatttggtcaataacaaaagtttctcaatactttgttatataccctttgttggcaatgacacaggtcaaacgttttctgtaagtcttcacaaggttttcacacactgttgctggtattttggcccattcctccatgcagatctcctctagagcagtgatgttttggggctgtcgctgggcaacacggactttcaactccctccaaagattttctatggggtttagatctggagactggctaggccactccaggaccttgaaatgcttcttacgaagccactccttcgttgcccgggcggtgtgtttgggatcattgtagtgctgaaagacccagccacgtttcatcttcaatgcccttgctgatggaaggaggttttcactcaaaatctcacgatacatggacccattcattctttcctttacacggatcagtcgtcctggtccctttgcagaaaaacagccccaaagcatgatgtttccacccccatgcttcacagtaggtatggtgttctttggatgcaactcagcattctttgtcctccaaacatgacgagttgagtttttaccaaaaagttatattttggtttcatctgaccatatgacattctcccaatcctcttctggatcatccaaatgcactctagtaaacttcagacgggcctggacatgtactggcttatgcagggggacacgtctgacactgcaggatttgagtccctggcggcatggtgtgttactgatggtaggctttgttactttggtcccagctctctgcaggtcattcacttagtccccctgtgtggttctgggatttttgctcaccgttcttgtgatcattttgaccccacagggtgagatcttgcgtggagccccagatcgagggagattatcagtagtcttatatgtcttccatttcctaataattgctcccacagttgatttcttcaaaccaagctgcttacctattgcagattcagtcttcccagcctggtgcaggtctacaattttgtttctggtgtcctttgacagctctttggtcttggccatagtggagtttggagtgtgactgtttgaggttgtggacaggtgtcttttatactgataacaagttcaaacaggtgccattaatacaggtaacgagtggaggacagaggagcctcttaaagaagaagttacaggtctgtgagagccagaaatattgcttgtttgtaggtgaccaaatacttattttccaccataatttgcaaataaattcattaaaaatcctacaatgtgattttctggatttatttttctcaatttgtctgtcatagttgacgtgtacctgtgatgaaaattacaggcctctctcatctttttaagtgggagaacttgcacaattggtggctgactaaatactttttttccccactgtatatggagatagtttagtgcctaaaataaggtGATAAATACATGCAAAAAACTAACTTTTACTATCTGTTGTGCCATGTATCTGCTATTCAATCCgtttctattggctaatagcagtaatgccaaataatttttttatatatattttttttataccttCAGGGGCCTTAAAATTAAAAAtctaatagctaaatgatccttggtatgaccatcttaaaacaattccatatgttagcttagatgCAATGCACTGACTGACAGCATAGAGGACGACAGAGGAATAGCATGCTAGCCCGCCTGCCAACAGATacgcacacacattacacaccctTGTACCAACAACACACAGTACCTGTGTGGCTTCTTCCTCTATAGTCTTCTTCAAGATGTTAACATCCTCCATCATTGGTCCGTCTGTCTCCATAGGACTACCCAAGTCTGACGGGTCCACGTACACCAGGAACTAaacacagcaagagagagagaggggggaggattaTAATGACACACCAGGAAGTAAACCCAGCcagagagaggtgagggactCCCAGAACCAAAGATAATTATATAGACCTTTTTAGATAATTTGGTCAAATCCATGATGATGAGTCAGAGATGATTTCCTGCCTTAGCTGTGTGTCAGGTTCTGCTGGGAGGTTGTTGTTGGGCTCTGAGCCATAGACACAGAACAGCCATAGACACAGAACAGCCATAGAATACACCTACCTATTTGGTGCTGCCTGGGCTGTCCTGTGGTGGAGGACTAGCGGCAATACTACTGGGTTGATCccttgtggctcagttggtagagaatggcacttgcaactccagggttgtgggttcgattcccacgggggaccagtacgaaaatgtatgcactcactactgtaagttgctctggataagagcgtctgctaaatgactaaaatgtaaaatggttgaGAGCGCAAGAGACAACAGGGCtggagtaacacacacacacgaggagtGACGGTTAGAGCTCACCTGAGGGTTGGACTTGGCCAGATTCTCAATCTTCACCCacgcctcttctctctctttccacttgGCCTtctctctgcacacacacaacGCCAGGTTTAGGGTGACAGGGGAACAGACATCACAACAACAGTGGATCAACAGTCATCACACAATGACAGCGGAACAGAGATCAGACAACGACAGCGGAACAGAGATCAGACGACAGCAGAACAGTCATTTCAGAGTCATTTCAAGATTAAATCTGCTAAGTGGAGACAGACATAGAATGAAACTATGTGGGTGGACGTTGCGAATGAATGAACAGTTATGACAAATAtgttattcagtgtgtgtgtttagaggtAAAGGAGTTTTACTTGTTCTTCTCTGTTCTGAACTGCTGTGTGCAGTCATCAAACAGCTTCTGGTTCATCTCCATGAAGAGCTTCAGGGCATTGTATATCAGACCGTGGATcgtcctgcacacacacacacacacacattaacgaTACATATGGACCCAGGAGTGCATAACAATAAAACATATGTGTTGTTAACTTCCCTATCACAGGGCAGTAAACAGAGAGGGGAAAAGAGTCTGCTCCATAGCAGTAGGTAGTTGAGTGGCTCACTTGTTCCAGTGGGTCTTGGAGTTGAGGTAGAGCGAGGGGAACATGATAGGGAGGATCCTGGCAGCGTTGTCACTGATCAGACTCATGATGTACTCGTTGTTCCAGTAGTACAGCGCTCTCTCTGCAACCTGACACACACATAAGGAGACAGGGATGCCTAGTCAGGTTTCAACATAGCACAGaaccacacacacaagcatggacAGGCACTACATACACATATGTGCaacgcgctcacacacacacacacacacactctgcttgAGTTCAACCAGAGCACTACATACACATATGTGCAACgcgctcacgcacacacacacactctgcttgAGTTCAACCAGAGCAAACGCACACCTGGAAGTGAGGGCTGGACACACACTTGGCCAGCTGTCTGAAGAGAGGCTCCATGACCTTGACGAACTCAGAGGGTTCGATGACGTCCAGGATTTCCTCCAGCTCATTGAGGAACATCACCTCCTTTGGACTGTGGGTCTTTGGCCAGTACTTCAACAGAGCCATCACTGTCTATAGGAGAGAAGATTAGAGCCATACATTAATATTGAACTAActagtcacacacacagagctgtggGTCTAActagtcacacacacagagctgtggGTCTAACTAGTCACACACACATAGCTGTGGGTCTAACTAGTCACACACACATAGCTGTGGGTCTAActagtcacacacacagagctgtggGTCTAActagtcacacacacagagctgtggGTCTAActagtcacacacacagagctgtggGTCTAActagtcacacacacagagctgtgtGTCTAACTAGTCACACACAGGGCTGTGGGTCTAACTAGTCACACACAGGGCTGTGGGTCTAACTAGTCACACACAGGGCTGTGGGTCTAACTAGTCACACACAGGGCTGTGGGTCTAACTAGTCACACACAGGGCTGTGGGTCTAACTAGTCACACACAGGGCTGTGGGTCTAACTAGTCACACACAGGGCTGTGGGTCTAACTAGTCACACACAGGGCTGTGGGTCTAACTAGTCACACACAGGGCTGTGGGTCTAACTAGTCACACACAGCGCTGTGGGTCTAACTAGTCACACACAGAGCTGTGGGTCTAACTAGTCACACACAGAGCTGTGGGTCTAACTAGTCACACACAGGGCTGTGTGTCTACTAGTCACACACAGAGCTGTGGGTCAACTAGTCACACACAGGGCTGTGGGTCAACTAGTCACACACAGGGCTGTGGGTCAACTAGTCACACACAGAGCTGTGGGTCTAACTAGTCACACACAGAGCTGTGGGTCTAACTAGTCACACACAGGGCTGTGGGTCTAACTAGTCACACACAGAGCTGTGGGTCTAACTAGTCACACACAGAGCTGTGGGTCTAACTAGTCACACACAGAGCTGTGGGTCTAACTAGTCACACACAGAGCTGTGGGTCTAACTAGTCACACACAGAGCTGTGGGTCTTTGGCCAGTACTTCAACAGAGCCATCACTGTCTATGGAGAAGATTCACACATTAACACTAAGCCAGCATTAGAGCAAAGTACTAATCTCACGCAGTCCGTTGGGGATGTCTTACCGGTTCAGTGAGGGTGCTGTCCTTCTCTAGAAACTGCACCACGCAGTACGCCAGCTAGAAAGACAAACAGATACACAAAATAGCAATTTTAACTACAACCATCATGTCGACACCGCTTAATACAACTGTAATGAACGCTTATTACAACCTATAACGCATATAGGCCTAAATCAAAAGGTTTATTGTATAGCAGGCCTAAGGCTTTTTTAACTGTACGGTCATTAACAGGAATTATGTTTCGAAAACAAAGGTAGTTATGGATAGCTACCTGTGGGTGATAGACACTAAGGGACTTGACTTTGTGTAAAGGCAGCAACACTTTCAACAGGAAAATCTTGTGCTCCTCTTTCAACGGTAAGGCAAAGCCATTGATTATGCTGCAAACAGATAGAAGCAGAAAAGGTTGTGATCAGCAATATAATACTTCTGATCAATACAACAAAACAATGTAGGCACAAAAACTATTAAAGCATcaaataccttcctaatatttccAACAACTCTGCTATTCCGTTATGATGTTCTGTTTCATAAATGAACCTGGAAAGAAATGACAGTTATGTCATTTAAAATCACGAAAGCAAAACAGAGCAGTTAAACAAATGGTATATTTAAACATTGGCATTCGTCATGTCAAGTGTCTCCAATGATGACACGACTcagacactgagtgtacagaacattaagaacaccttcctaatattgagctgcaccgcccccccccccttctgccctcaaaacagcctcaatttgtcggggcatggactttacaaggtgtcgaaagcgtgccacagggatgctggcccatgttgactccaatgcttcccacggttgtgtctagttggctggatgtcctttgggtggtggaccattcttgatacacacgggaaactgttgtgtGAAATACCCAGCAGTGTTGTGATTCTTGACAAACCGATCCGCCTGGCACCtaataccataccctgttcaaaggcagttaaatctttggtcttgcccattcaacctctgaattgcacacaatccatgcctcaattgtctcaaggcttaaaaatccttctttaacctgtcctctccccttcatctacactgattgaagtgtctttaacaagtgacataaataagggatcataccGTAGCTTTCatttggtcagtctgtcatgaaagagcaggtgttcttaatgttttgtacactcagtgtatgacaATACAATTTCATAGTGCAGTATTAGGACCATTTACTCACTTATAGAATATGTTATTTATCTGTTTCCTGATGTACGCTCTCAGGCCCAGGAACTTGCCGTAGATGCGATGCAGAGTTGTCTTTAGAAAGTCCCTTTCCCTGGGGTCTTCACTGTCAAACAGGTCCAATAGCTGTAGAGACAACGCATGTAGTGACATTAAATCACCTGTTCTTTTACACACAGAGACCACACGCAAAAAAGAAATGCATAGAGATGCGGAGACACACTCGGCGACAGACACACATAATCTCACATCCTGTTTCTTTACTTCCAGTGAGAAAGGACCAGTGCCTAGCTACCTGCATTACAAATTTCTGGTCGATATACTTCTTGGCCACATTTGGTTGAAAGTCTGGAGACTCTAGAAACCGGAGGAAGAACTCATAGACGAGCTGGAGAAAGAGGAACAGAGGTGTACACATCAGTGGTATGAAACGGTGCGTGTGTTAATttccttgtttgtgtgtgtgtgtgtgtgtgtgtgtgtgtgtgtgtgtgtgtgtgtgtgtgtgtgtgtgtgtgtgtgtgtgactgcgtgtgtgtgcgcgaaCATATACCTGGAGGTGTGGCCACGCAGCCTCTAGTGTGGGCTCATCCTCCTCGGGGTCAAACTCAGCCCCTGTGGGGTTGGATGATGGAGGCAACGTCCTGAACATGTTCACTGCAAACTGAAGGACAGAGACACAGGCAAACAGGTCACTACACAGAACATCATATTATTACCATCAGGGCTATTGGAAGAACTATCCCAGGCAGGTGTCAATGGTTGGCCAACTCCAGCACTTTGACATTGAAGTGGAAACTGACATGttgggtgtttctcaaaatgcatactaccgtgctctgAGCACACGAATTGGAGCATGCACCAGTCGGAGTacgagtccaaatcaaagtatgtgAAATGGAGCGCGGAGGGCACCTCTCGGATGCGTACTCCGCTTGTACACATTTCGAAGCATGTATCGATGCAAGCTTCAATGGAAAGTATGCacagaaatacactgctcaaaaaaataaagggaacactaaaataacagatctgaattaatgaaataatcttattaaatactttttttctttacatagttgaatgtgctgacaacaaaaatcacacaaaagatgtcaatggaaatcaaatgtatcaacccatggaggtctggatttggagtcaccctcaaaattaaagtggaaaaccacactacaggatgatccaactttgatgtaatgtccttaaaacaagtcaaaatgaggctcagtagtgtgtgtggcctccacgtgcctgtatgacctccctacaacgcctgggcatgctcctgatgaggtggcggatggtctcctgagggatctcctcccagacctggactaaagcatccgccaactcctggacagtctgtggtgcaacgtggcgttggtggatggagcgagacatgatgtcccagatgtgctcaattggattcaggtctggggaacgggcgggccagtccatagcatcaatgcctt
This window of the Coregonus clupeaformis isolate EN_2021a chromosome 33, ASM2061545v1, whole genome shotgun sequence genome carries:
- the LOC121548633 gene encoding serine/threonine-protein phosphatase 2A 56 kDa regulatory subunit gamma isoform isoform X3; the encoded protein is MPNKAKKDKESGKVGKTGGQENDHEGSNRKGSNSVPPTTQLLKGKQPGSQTPVKKDKRQSSSRFSLSNNRELQKLPTFKDVPPAEQEKLFVQKLRQCCVLFDFLSDPLSDLKWKEVKRAALSEMVEYITHNRNVITEPIYPEVVHVFAVNMFRTLPPSSNPTGAEFDPEEDEPTLEAAWPHLQLVYEFFLRFLESPDFQPNVAKKYIDQKFVMQLLDLFDSEDPRERDFLKTTLHRIYGKFLGLRAYIRKQINNIFYKFIYETEHHNGIAELLEILGSIINGFALPLKEEHKIFLLKVLLPLHKVKSLSVYHPQLAYCVVQFLEKDSTLTEPTVMALLKYWPKTHSPKEVMFLNELEEILDVIEPSEFVKVMEPLFRQLAKCVSSPHFQVAERALYYWNNEYIMSLISDNAARILPIMFPSLYLNSKTHWNKTIHGLIYNALKLFMEMNQKLFDDCTQQFRTEKNKEKAKWKEREEAWVKIENLAKSNPQFLVYVDPSDLGSPMETDGPMMEDVNILKKTIEEEATQLQRNERKERPLVRRKSELPQDISTVKALETHRRAEDMVTPHDGH
- the LOC121548633 gene encoding serine/threonine-protein phosphatase 2A 56 kDa regulatory subunit gamma isoform isoform X5; amino-acid sequence: MLACTRAASVMVLDAPSSNGPFQPVALMHFRDVPPAEQEKLFVQKLRQCCVLFDFLSDPLSDLKWKEVKRAALSEMVEYITHNRNVITEPIYPEVVHVFAVNMFRTLPPSSNPTGAEFDPEEDEPTLEAAWPHLQLVYEFFLRFLESPDFQPNVAKKYIDQKFVMQLLDLFDSEDPRERDFLKTTLHRIYGKFLGLRAYIRKQINNIFYKFIYETEHHNGIAELLEILGSIINGFALPLKEEHKIFLLKVLLPLHKVKSLSVYHPQLAYCVVQFLEKDSTLTEPTVMALLKYWPKTHSPKEVMFLNELEEILDVIEPSEFVKVMEPLFRQLAKCVSSPHFQVAERALYYWNNEYIMSLISDNAARILPIMFPSLYLNSKTHWNKTIHGLIYNALKLFMEMNQKLFDDCTQQFRTEKNKEKAKWKEREEAWVKIENLAKSNPQFLVYVDPSDLGSPMETDGPMMEDVNILKKTIEEEATQLQRNERKERPLVRRKSELPQDISTVKALETHRRAEDMVTPHDGH
- the LOC121548633 gene encoding serine/threonine-protein phosphatase 2A 56 kDa regulatory subunit gamma isoform isoform X1, which translates into the protein MPNKAKKDKESGKVGKTGGQENDHEQGSNRKGSNSVPPTTQLLKGKQPGSQTPVKKDKRQSSSRFSLSNNRELQKLPTFKDVPPAEQEKLFVQKLRQCCVLFDFLSDPLSDLKWKEVKRAALSEMVEYITHNRNVITEPIYPEVVHVFAVNMFRTLPPSSNPTGAEFDPEEDEPTLEAAWPHLQLVYEFFLRFLESPDFQPNVAKKYIDQKFVMQLLDLFDSEDPRERDFLKTTLHRIYGKFLGLRAYIRKQINNIFYKFIYETEHHNGIAELLEILGSIINGFALPLKEEHKIFLLKVLLPLHKVKSLSVYHPQLAYCVVQFLEKDSTLTEPTVMALLKYWPKTHSPKEVMFLNELEEILDVIEPSEFVKVMEPLFRQLAKCVSSPHFQVAERALYYWNNEYIMSLISDNAARILPIMFPSLYLNSKTHWNKTIHGLIYNALKLFMEMNQKLFDDCTQQFRTEKNKEKAKWKEREEAWVKIENLAKSNPQFLVYVDPSDLGSPMETDGPMMEDVNILKKTIEEEATQLQRNERKERPLVRRKSELPQDISTVKALETHRRAEDMVTPHDGH
- the LOC121548633 gene encoding serine/threonine-protein phosphatase 2A 56 kDa regulatory subunit gamma isoform isoform X4; amino-acid sequence: MPNKAKKDKESGKVGKTGGQENDHEGSNRKGSNSVPPTTQLLKGKQPGSQTPVKKDKRQSSSRFSLSNNRELQKLPAFKDVPPAEQEKLFVQKLRQCCVLFDFLSDPLSDLKWKEVKRAALSEMVEYITHNRNVITEPIYPEVVHVFAVNMFRTLPPSSNPTGAEFDPEEDEPTLEAAWPHLQLVYEFFLRFLESPDFQPNVAKKYIDQKFVMQLLDLFDSEDPRERDFLKTTLHRIYGKFLGLRAYIRKQINNIFYKFIYETEHHNGIAELLEILGSIINGFALPLKEEHKIFLLKVLLPLHKVKSLSVYHPQLAYCVVQFLEKDSTLTEPTVMALLKYWPKTHSPKEVMFLNELEEILDVIEPSEFVKVMEPLFRQLAKCVSSPHFQVAERALYYWNNEYIMSLISDNAARILPIMFPSLYLNSKTHWNKTIHGLIYNALKLFMEMNQKLFDDCTQQFRTEKNKEKAKWKEREEAWVKIENLAKSNPQFLVYVDPSDLGSPMETDGPMMEDVNILKKTIEEEATQLQRNERKERPLVRRKSELPQDISTVKALETHRRAEDMVTPHDGH
- the LOC121548633 gene encoding serine/threonine-protein phosphatase 2A 56 kDa regulatory subunit gamma isoform isoform X2, which codes for MPNKAKKDKESGKVGKTGGQENDHEQGSNRKGSNSVPPTTQLLKGKQPGSQTPVKKDKRQSSSRFSLSNNRELQKLPAFKDVPPAEQEKLFVQKLRQCCVLFDFLSDPLSDLKWKEVKRAALSEMVEYITHNRNVITEPIYPEVVHVFAVNMFRTLPPSSNPTGAEFDPEEDEPTLEAAWPHLQLVYEFFLRFLESPDFQPNVAKKYIDQKFVMQLLDLFDSEDPRERDFLKTTLHRIYGKFLGLRAYIRKQINNIFYKFIYETEHHNGIAELLEILGSIINGFALPLKEEHKIFLLKVLLPLHKVKSLSVYHPQLAYCVVQFLEKDSTLTEPTVMALLKYWPKTHSPKEVMFLNELEEILDVIEPSEFVKVMEPLFRQLAKCVSSPHFQVAERALYYWNNEYIMSLISDNAARILPIMFPSLYLNSKTHWNKTIHGLIYNALKLFMEMNQKLFDDCTQQFRTEKNKEKAKWKEREEAWVKIENLAKSNPQFLVYVDPSDLGSPMETDGPMMEDVNILKKTIEEEATQLQRNERKERPLVRRKSELPQDISTVKALETHRRAEDMVTPHDGH